A genomic window from Gossypium hirsutum isolate 1008001.06 chromosome D10, Gossypium_hirsutum_v2.1, whole genome shotgun sequence includes:
- the LOC107944290 gene encoding heparanase-like protein 2 → MMNFKSIKFFVVLLSCLLVSKAEKVEVVVEGATPIAQTDEDFICVTLDWWPTNKCDYDQCPWGQAGLFNLDLKNKILEKAVKAFHPLRIRVGGSLQDQVVYNVRNNIENCQPFQKQDKGFLFGFSIGCLDMKRWDELNEFFNQTRAKVTFGLNALIGRKESKTEKTLWVGDWYSHNARDLMSYTISKGYKIDSYELGNELCGVGVSARIEAKQYAKDMATLKNLVKEMYPNPKTQPKVLGPGGFYDKKWFDTFLDASGHDVIDGVTHHIYNLGPGNNPDVVRRVQDPFFLTQIAQTFKDVSNAIEKFAPWSGAWVSESGGAYNSGGQLVSYTFAFGFWYLDQLGMTSVYNHKVYCRQALTGGNYALLNTTTFVPNPDYYGALLWHRVMGSKVLSVTNKGSPYLRVYSHCAKKEPGVSFVFINLSKNTSFEIDLFHDLNLNGGSPNFEFKGHKKREEYHLTPKDGNILSSIVLLNGTPLELSDLLEIPELKPKLVDGLIPISIAAHSIAFITIRDFNAPACC, encoded by the exons aTGATGAATTTCAAAAGTATTAAGTTTTTTGTTGTGCTTTTGTCATGTCTTTTGGTCTCAAAGGCCGAAAAAGTTGAAGTTGTGGTTGAAGGAGCAACTCCTATTGCTCAAACCGATGAAGATTTTATTTGTGTTACCCTTGATTGGTGGCCTACAAACAAGTGTGATTATGATCAATGTCCGTGGGGTCAAGCTGGACtttttaatttg GATTTGAAGAACAAGATTCTTGAAAAGGCTGTAAAAG CATTTCATCCTTTAAGAATTAGAGTTGGAGGTTCGTTGCAAGATCAAGTGGTGTACAACGTTCGAAATAATATTGAGAATTGCCAACCATTCCAAAAACAAGACAAGGGCTTCTTATTCGGTTTCTCCATTGGATGTCTTGACATGAAGAGATGGGATGAACTCAATGAGTTTTTCAATCAAACTCG AGCTAAAGTTACATTTGGTTTAAATGCTCTTATCGGAAGAAAAGAGTCTAAAACTGAAAAGACTCTTTGGGTTGGAGATTGGTATTCACATAATGCTCGGGATCTCATGAGTTATACAATTTCTAAAGGATATAAAATTGACTCTTATGAATTAG gGAATGAATTGTGTGGAGTAGGAGTTAGTGCTAGGATTGAAGCTAAACAATATGCAAAAGATATGGCAACACTTAAAAATCTTGTAAAAGAGATGTATCCAAATCCAAAAACTCAACCTAAGGTTTTAGGCCCGGGAGGTTTCTATGACAAGAAATGGTTCGATACTTTTTTGGATGCTTCAGGACATGACGTTATTGATGGAGTTACACATCATATTTATAATCTCGGACCCG GTAATAACCCAGATGTGGTTCGTCGTGTCCAAGATCCATTTTTCTTGACCCAAATTGCTCAGACATTTAAAGATGTTTCAAATGCTATTGAAAAATTTGCACCATGGTCTGGTGCATGGGTTAGTGAATCGGGTGGAGCTTATAACAGTGGTGGCCAATTAGTGTCGTATACATTTGCATTTGGCTTTTG GTACTTGGACCAATTGGGAATGACATCAGTTTATAACCACAAAGTTTATTGCAGACAAGCTTTGACCGGGGGCAATTATGCTCTTCTTAATACTACCACATTTGTTCCCAATCCAGATTATTACGG TGCACTTTTGTGGCATAGAGTTATGGGGAGTAAAGTTCTTTCCGTCACGAATAAGGGTTCTCCGTATTTGCGTGTATACTCTCATTGTGCCAAAAAGgag CCCGGGGTTTCTTTTGTGTTCATCAACTTATCGAAAAATACCTCATTTGAAATTGATCTTTTCCATGATCTAAATTTAAATGGTGGGAgtccaaattttgaatttaaaggaCATAAAAAGCGAGAAGAGTATCATTTGACTCCAAAAGATGGGAACATCTTAAGCAGTATTGTATTGCTGAACGGAACACCATTGGAACTTTCAGACTTGTTGGAGATACCAGAGTTGAAGCCGAAGCTTGTGGATGGTTTGATACCCATTAGCATCGCTGCTCATTCAATCGCATTCATAACCATAAGAGATTTCAATGCACCTGCATGTTGTTAG
- the LOC107944289 gene encoding probable LRR receptor-like serine/threonine-protein kinase At3g47570: MEEKVLRVSQNQLSGPIPLNIGRIQKLKRFDARYNFLTGTIPHSIGNLTGLTFLALGVNNFQGNIPSSLGHCQNLLTLGLSYNNLSGSIPPQVLALSSLSILLNLSSNCLTGELPVEVEILKNLGDLDVSKNKLSGLLPNSLGSCVRLEKLFLGGNLFEGPIPSSMSSLRGLAALDVSDNNLSGEIPEFLASFGALKYLNLSFNDFEGIIPSGGVFKNSSATFVEGNDKLCGGITELHLSRCNSEKSSNTSLRLKLVIVSVILGVTLIFLFLLIMLFRKKKEHQPTTTCAENSLLRLSYQSILRATNGFSTQNLVGLGSFGSVYRGILEETGEVIAVKVLNLLNHGASRSFLAECEVLKNIRHRNLVKLLTAVSGADYQGNDFKALVYEFMVNGSLEDWLHPPAGANEPETIRNLNLFQRLNVAIDVAHALEYLHHRSQILIIHCDLKPSNILLDAEMVAHISDFGLAKILSADRLNYSASQSSSLGLRGTIGYAPPCKFTLFIS, encoded by the exons ATGGAAGAGAAG GTGCTACGGGTATCACAAAATCAACTATCAGGTCCCATTCCTCTCAACATCGGGAGGATTCAGAAGCTAAAGAGATTTGACGCTCGTTATAATTTTCTCACTGGGACTATTCCCCATTCTATTGGAAATTTAACAGGGTTAACATTTCTAGCTTTAGGAGTTAACAATTTTCAGGGCAATATTCCTTCAAGTCTTGGACACTGCCAAAATTTGCTTACATTGGGTCTTTCTTACAACAATCTTAGTGGATCAATACCCCCTCAAGTACTTGCACTTTCATCCTTGTCCATTTTACTAAACTTATCATCAAACTGTTTGACTGGTGAACTTCCCGTTGAAGTAGAGATATTGAAAAATCTAGGTGATTTGGATGTTTCAAAAAATAAGTTATCTGGTTTGCTTCCAAACAGCCTTGGTAGCTGTGTGAGATTAGAAAAGCTGTTTCTTGGTGGTAATTTGTTCGAAGGGCCCATTCCTTCATCCATGAGTTCATTGAGAGGTCTTGCGGCACTGGATGTATCCGATAATAATCTTTCGGGTGAGATTCCTGAATTTCTTGCAAGCTTTGGGGCACTAAAGTATTTAAATCTCTCATTTAATGATTTTGAGGGAATAATACCAAGTGGAGGAGTCTTTAAGAATTCAAGTGCTACATTTGTTGAAGGGAACGATAAGCTTTGTGGAGGCATCACTGAGTTACACTTGTCAAGATGTAACTCGGAAAAATCATCAAACACTTCTCTGCGTTTAAAACTTGTTATTGTTTCTGTAATTTTAGGAGTGACTTTGATATTTCTTTTTCTCCTTATCATGTTGTTTCGAAAGAAGAAAGAGCATCAGCCAACAACAACTTGTGCAGAAAATTCACTTTTACGGTTATCATACCAAAGCATCCTAAGGGCTACTAACGGATTCTCTACGCAGAATTTGGTTGGTTTGGGAAGTTTTGGTTCCGTGTACAGAGGAATTCTTGAAGAGACTGGAGAAGTTATTGCAGTAAAGGTGCTTAATCTTCTAAATCATGGAGCTTCGAGGAGTTTCTTAGCTGAATGTGAGGTCTTGAAGAACATTCGACATCGAAATCTTGTCAAGCTTTTAACTGCCGTTTCAGGTGCCGATTATCAAGGCAATGATTTTAAAGCCTTGGTTTATGAGTTCATGGTAAATGGAAGTTTGGAGGACTGGCTGCACCCACCTGCTGGAGCCAATGAACCAGAGACAATAAGAAACCTGAACCTCTTCCAAAGACTTAATGTGGCCATAGATGTTGCTCATGCACTAGAGTATCTGCACCATCGTTCCCAAATATTGATCATTCATTGTGACCTCAAGCCAAGCAATATTCTACTTGATGCGGAAATGGTTGCCCATATAAGTGACTTTGGCTTAGCAAAAATCCTTTCTGCAGACAGGCTTAACTATTCTGCTAGTCAATCAAGCTCCCTTGGATTAAGAGGAACTATTGGTTATGCTCCACCTTGTAAGTtcactttatttatttcatga